The genomic interval AAAGAAAAATCAGTTGCTTTTCAAGCAGGAGTAGAAGAGTTTCACAGTGCTACAATCTCAGACCCTATTGTAGCCGGAAATAGCTTTGCTATTACTTGGGCTATGGATGCGACCTTTAAAGGAAGTGGAAGAATGACAATTGAAGAGGTATGTGTTTATCAAGTAAAAGACGGTAAAATAATTTTAGAACAGTTCTTTTACTAATCGCTAACATGACAGGAGAAGTCAAAGAAAGATTTCCGAATCTTTCTTTGACTTATTTGTCTGAATAACAAGTAGAATATTTTACAGAAAATAAGTTAAGTTCTCCTAAACCTAAAAACTAAAAGTACTTGCAAGCAACGTATCATTTGGCATGAACGAATGTATCAAAGCAAGTGCGAGCGCATAACCTTACGCCAAAAATACATAATCATAGCCAAGTTAAACAAATAATGATCAAAAAACTCCAATAAAGGATTTACAAAAAATCTTTCAAATATGCAGTGTTCAGCGAGATCTGATTTTTATTGCATACCCTAATTTTAGGTGTATTAGTATTCATTGGCAACTTCAAAGTTGCTCAACATTTTGATCACCTACAACATTTGTCTAATAAATACAGAAGCGTATCAGCAGTCTCAGTAACTGGTAGAAAGCTAGCATAAATTATTTGAACTAACGTGTCTCACCGCTGCGGGATGAACATTAAAAACACCGCCTTAGCAATTGGAATCTTAGGATATGGAAATGGTTTAGCTGTAATACTAAAAAGTATTCAACTAAAATTCTTTGAACGGACATGACATTAACAATCCTACTATTCATCAACTTTGACCGATTAAATCAAGGACTACCTATAGTAACCAAGAACGCCAGAATGACTTCCTGAGTATAATCAACAAGGCAAGTAAATAGTATAATAATAGGCTGGGCAAAATACATAGAATTGCTATTATTATTGAACCGTTATTAACACATAAAATCCTATTAAAGCCGAACAAGTAGGAAGAGTTTTGAAGCTTTAGCGTCACAACCTTTTCCTTGTATACAGTTTTGTATTTCCAGATACAACCCAAGATAAAATATAAAAGCAAGTTTTTGTAATCCAAAGAAAACAATAAACAGCTCCTAAAATGGTGATATTCACTTTTCAATTGCTGTAAATTAAATTTTTATGAATACATTTAGAAAATAAAATAATATAATGATGACCTTCGCCCTTAAAAAACATCAAATCAAACCCAAAATTGAACTTTGAAGATTTATATAACAAACACAAAAGCATGGTTTATAACCTTGCTTTAAACTATATTCAAAATATTGAAGATGCACAGGAGATTACTCAAGATGTTTTTGTTACAGTTCACCAGTCAATAAATTCTTTTCAAGAAGTATCTTCCTTGTCAACCTGGATGTATCGTATCACCATAAATAAGTGTTTGGACTTTTTGAAAGCTAAGAAACGCAAAAAACGCTTTACTTTTCTCATTTCCCTATTTTCTGACGGCAGCAATGACTTAAAGCACAATCCACCCGATCACAATCATCCGGGTATTCTGTTGGAAGACAAAGAAGCATTAGACAATCTCTTCAAAAAGATAAATGAGTTGCCCGATAATCAAAAAACAGCTTTGATACTTCATAAAATTGAACAAAAGTCACAAGTAGAAGTGGCGGAAATTATGAACCTTAGCCCCAAAGCCTTGGAATCCTTGATACAAAGGGCTAAAACAAATCTTTCAAAAAAAATAAGCAACAGCGAAGGATAATCAAACAAACATCGTCTAACACTTAAAGCAGAATAAAATGGACTTAGATAATTTACGTAAGATTCAAAGAGTAGAAGTTCCTCCATTTCTATTAAGTAAAATTTTGCATAAAATTGAGCAAACAAAAAAAGAACGGATTCCGAAAAATATTTCATTTGCAATGAGCATTATATTTATCCTAATTTTAGTTTTTAATGCCGTTATTCTAATAAACTATCATTCGAATGCAAACACCACCGAAAGCTTTGCAACATCCATAAATTTAATTTCTAACAACTCTTTATACTAATGAACAAAGTTAAAGCATTAAGTATTATTTGCATTGGATTGCTGGCTGCAAATATAATTTTGATTTGGTTTTTGGTTTCCCACAAGCCTCCTCAACACGCTAAAGAAGGACCTAAAAAAGAGATTATTGAAAAACTGGGCTTTGATGAAAATCAAATTAGTGAATATGAAAAATTGATTGCCTGGCATAAAGGTGAAATAAAAAAGTCAAATCAACAAATGATTGAGTTAAAGCATAAACTTTATGAAACATTAACAGCCAATGAAACAGCAACAGGTAAAGATTCACTGCTAACAGAAATTGGAAACTTGCAAATAGTCCTTGAAAATATCCATTATAAACATTTTCAAGACATAAAAAAGCTATGCAAGCCAGAACAACAAAAAGCATTTGACGCATTTACTTTAGAAATCACGAACCTTTTTCCAAGAACCCAAAACAGACAACATTGATAAAGGCCAGTTTATTACTTAGTTTTATGGTATTGGCAAATGCAACAGATGCACAACAGATAAGCACCATACAAATCTCTTTTACTTATGGTTCTAAGGTATTGAGCATGGATGATTCCTTAAATCAATCAAACGATTCTTCTGTTTTGAGAATTACCCAATTAAAATTTTACATTTCTAAAATTAAATTTTTGAATCATGGAAAAGTCGTTATGGAAGAAAATAATAGCTTTCATTTGGTAGATGCCAGCCAAATAAATTCACTTCAAATTTTAATTGACAACAAACAAAATATTCCTTTTGATGAACTAAAATTTAACCTGGGACTAGACAGTACAACCAATGTGTCGGGTGCTCTGGGTGGCGACCTTGACCCCACCAAAGGAATGTATTGGACTTGGCAAAGTGGATATATCAATTTCAAATTAGAAGGAAAAAGCAATGTTTGCAAAACTCGAAACAACGAATTTGCATTTCACTTAGGAGGCTATCAACAACCATATTATGGTTTACAAACTTTATCCTTTCCTTTAAATAATACAAATCGAATCCATTTGAATTTAGATGTCCTTGAAATTATTAAGGAGATTAACTTGACAAAAACAAATCACATCATGTCGCCAAGTGCGGAAGCTGTAATGCTTTCAAAAATTGTAGCCAACGCGTTTACACTTTCAAAAAATTGAAAACTAAATTTATCATATTATCACTGCTATTATTTGCCATCCTTGCATTTCGGGTAGCCAATGATGTGCAGTTTGAAGTGCCTTCTAATTTTCCAAAACCTGTTTATGAATTTTCAAAAAATCCATTATCAGAAAATAAAATTCAATTAGGCAGGGCCTTGTTCTATGACCCTATTTTATCACGGAACAATATGATTTCCTGTGCCAGTTGTCATTCGCAATTTTCAGCTTTCACGCATGTTGATCATGCTTTAAGTCATGGCATTGAAGATAAAATTGGCTTCCGAAATTCGACTGCTTTAATGAATTTGGCTTGGCAAAAGTTATTTATGAGAGATGGAGCCATTAATCATTTAGATGTACAGGCACTTGCACCCATAAGTGATCCCGTTGAGATGGATGAAAACATATCGCATGTTGTTTCCAAATTACAGGCAAGCTATCTTTATCCAAAATTATTTTATAAGGCATTTGGAGATTCCGTAATAACAGGAGAACATACCTTAAAAGCCATTTCTCAATTTATGCTCACTTTGGTTTCAAGCAATTCAAAATATGATAGCGTAATGCGAAAGCAATCCGTATTCACACCACAAGAAAACAATGGCTACGCTTTATTTCAAAAGAATTGCTCATCGTGTCATAGCGAACCGCTTTTTACAAATGATGATTTTAGAAATAATGGATTGTCAGTGGACACAACGCTTAATGATTTTGGAAGATATAGAGTAACAAAAAATCCATCAGACTCTTTAAAGTTTAAAGTACCAACACTGCGTAATATTGAATTTTCATATCCTTATATGCACGATGGAAGGTTCAAAAAACTTTCCCAGGTTTTGAATCACTATACAGATGGAATAGAAAAAATTACAACGATTTCAACTGAATTACAAAAACCAATTGTGCTAAGCTCTAATGAAAAGCTTGACCTCATCGCTTTTCTGCTTACACTTACAGATAAATCTTTTCTTTTTAATCCAAATTATTTCTATCCGAAAGAAATTTTTTCACAAACAGCGAAGGATTGAAAAATAGAAATCGTCTAACTCAAATATAACAATCAAAGCAAAATAAAAATGACAAAAATAATTCTTATTGTATCGCTTCTATTTGGCAGCATTTTGTGCAAGGCACAACTCAATCCTGCAATTACTTCTTTTTTGCAAAACACCACAACAACAGGAACCTATTATGTTAAGGGCAATTCAATTGCACAGTCAAATGGCATTTTGATAAATTGCCAAAGAGTAGCATATTCTGCTGACAATGTGTACATTACTACTACTGGAGTTCCAGCTTATCCTACAGGTCCATTTTTAGATGGTAACCCATCCAATGCTACAAACCAAAACGCTATTTTCAAACTTCCTTTAAATCCTGTTCAAAACACGGGAACACCAACAGCTACCACTGGTGGAAATATTGGGGTGTTTATTAATGGGGTTGCATTATTTGATTATAGAGATGGTGTTGCTTGGAATGCGAACACAAATGCTTTATGTGGTGGACCCGGGAACCCACCTTGCCCTGGAGGAATGGGCACGACACAAAACTGGAACAGAGATGCAATACCTGCTGAAAAAGCTGGATTTGATTGTTCCAAAGCACATCCTGCAATGGGTAATTATCATCATCACCAAAACCCATCTGCTTTTAAATTGGATATAAATGTGATTTCAACAATTTGCAATTTATACGATGCCGATGGCTTATATGCTATCGATAGTACACAACATTCACCACTTATTGGATTTGCTTACGATGGCTTCCCAATTTATGGAGCTTATGGCTATAAAAATGTAGATGGTACAGGCGGAATTGTGAGAATAAAATCAAGTTACAGTTTACGAACAAACATGACTGTAAGGAATACAAATCCTGCTGGCACAATGGTAACGAACGGTGCGCCTATTAATGCAACTTATCCATTGGGATATTTTAGAGAAGACTATCAATATATAGCAACATCTGCTGCTACCCCAGATTATTTAGACGAACACAATGGTCGATTTTGTATAACTCCTGAATATCCAAATGGAATCTATTGTTATTTTGCTACGGTAGATGCCAATTGGAATTCTACATATCCGTATGTTGTAGGACCTACTTTTTATGGTGTATATGCTAACCGAAAAGTTACATCAGTAACAGAAGCTACTACCGTTTATAATTCTATAACTGGTATAGCAAATAATTTAAAAGAAACATTTAATGTAACTATTTTTCCTAACCCTTCCAATGATTTTATTGCTATACAAGTGATGGGTTTGAATAAAGAAAAATTAATTGTTGAATTGTATGATGCAAAAGGAACATTAATACAAAAATCATCCATTAATGCCGGTGCAACGAATACCTACTTAGATACAAGAACATTGTATTCCGGGAATTATTTAGTGAAAATTTCAGGGGTAAATGTGTTGTCCTCAAAACAGTTGGTGATAATCAAATAAGATTTAAAGCAGCAATATTTATAAAAAACTCTTTTGTGACTAAACTCAAAAGAGTTTTTTTATACCGTATCTATCTATCAAAATAAATCATACAAATTGAATACAATTTTACTCCAAATATTTTTTTGCCTAATTCTTATTGGTCAGATTAAAACTCAAACTACCATCGGACTTACACAACACAGCACAGGCAGTTTGGATAATGGATATGTTTTGTTTGCACCGATAGGGAG from Saprospiraceae bacterium carries:
- a CDS encoding c-type cytochrome, with amino-acid sequence MKTKFIILSLLLFAILAFRVANDVQFEVPSNFPKPVYEFSKNPLSENKIQLGRALFYDPILSRNNMISCASCHSQFSAFTHVDHALSHGIEDKIGFRNSTALMNLAWQKLFMRDGAINHLDVQALAPISDPVEMDENISHVVSKLQASYLYPKLFYKAFGDSVITGEHTLKAISQFMLTLVSSNSKYDSVMRKQSVFTPQENNGYALFQKNCSSCHSEPLFTNDDFRNNGLSVDTTLNDFGRYRVTKNPSDSLKFKVPTLRNIEFSYPYMHDGRFKKLSQVLNHYTDGIEKITTISTELQKPIVLSSNEKLDLIAFLLTLTDKSFLFNPNYFYPKEIFSQTAKD
- a CDS encoding RNA polymerase sigma factor; translated protein: MVYNLALNYIQNIEDAQEITQDVFVTVHQSINSFQEVSSLSTWMYRITINKCLDFLKAKKRKKRFTFLISLFSDGSNDLKHNPPDHNHPGILLEDKEALDNLFKKINELPDNQKTALILHKIEQKSQVEVAEIMNLSPKALESLIQRAKTNLSKKISNSEG
- a CDS encoding nuclear transport factor 2 family protein, with amino-acid sequence MTTTEVANKLVELCRQGKIDEVQETLFADNAQSIEANEMMGPKFVTGLDAIKEKSVAFQAGVEEFHSATISDPIVAGNSFAITWAMDATFKGSGRMTIEEVCVYQVKDGKIILEQFFY
- a CDS encoding YHYH protein, whose product is MTKIILIVSLLFGSILCKAQLNPAITSFLQNTTTTGTYYVKGNSIAQSNGILINCQRVAYSADNVYITTTGVPAYPTGPFLDGNPSNATNQNAIFKLPLNPVQNTGTPTATTGGNIGVFINGVALFDYRDGVAWNANTNALCGGPGNPPCPGGMGTTQNWNRDAIPAEKAGFDCSKAHPAMGNYHHHQNPSAFKLDINVISTICNLYDADGLYAIDSTQHSPLIGFAYDGFPIYGAYGYKNVDGTGGIVRIKSSYSLRTNMTVRNTNPAGTMVTNGAPINATYPLGYFREDYQYIATSAATPDYLDEHNGRFCITPEYPNGIYCYFATVDANWNSTYPYVVGPTFYGVYANRKVTSVTEATTVYNSITGIANNLKETFNVTIFPNPSNDFIAIQVMGLNKEKLIVELYDAKGTLIQKSSINAGATNTYLDTRTLYSGNYLVKISGVNVLSSKQLVIIK